The window CCAGAACTTGTAGCCCTCGGCGTTGCGGTCGATGACCGCGGTGGCGCCCATGGCCCGGCAGATGTCCGCCTTCTCGGGGCTGGAGACCACGCAGACCGGGTTGGCGCCGCCGGCCAGCGCGAACTGGGTGGCGTAGGAGCCGAGGCCGCCGCTGGCGCCCCAGATCAGGACGTTGTCGCCCTGCTTCATGCCGGCGCCGTTCTGGGAGACCAGCTGGCGGTAGGCCGTGGAGTTGACCAGACCGGGGGAGGCGGCCTCCTCCCAGCTCAGGTGGTCGGGCTTGGGCATCAGCTGGTTCGACTTGACCAGGGCGATCTCGGCCAGGCCGCCGAAGTTGGTCTCGAAGCCCCAGATGCGCTGCTCGGGGTCGAGCATCGTGTCGTTGTGGCCGTCGGAGGACTCCAGCTCGACCGAGAGGCAGTGCGCCACGACCTCGTCGCCCGGGTTCCAGGCGTTGACGCCGGGGCCGGTGCGCAGGACGACGCCCGCGAGGTCGGAGCCGATGACGTGGTAGGGCAGGTCGTGGCGCTTGGTCAGCTCGGACAGGCGCCCGTAGCGCTCCAGGAAGCTGAAGGTGGAGACCGGCTCGAAGATCGAGGTCCACACGGAGTTGTAGTTGACCGAGGAGGCCATAACGGCGACCAGGGCCTCGCCCGGGCCCAGCTCCGGCACCGGGACGTTGTCCAGGTGGAGGGACTTGCGCGGGTCCTTCTCGCGTGTCGTCAGCCCCGCGAACATCTCCGCCTCGTCCTTGTGCACGGTGATCGCGCGGTACGAGTCGGGCAGCGGCAGCGCTGCGAAGTCTGCGGCGGTGGCGGACTGCGACTGAATCGCGTCCAGGATGTCCTTCACGGTGAGCCTCCGGCTAGCGCTGATGAGGGTGCGCTGAGGTAAACGGGGTGCGTGGTGCGGTGTGGTGTGTGCCGTCGGTCCGGCTGGTGCGGTGCTGCTGGGCTACGCCCGTGGTGAGGCGCGCGGTGCCTGGTGACGCAGGCAATCCGGGGCGCGTTCCACGCCGTGTGGGCGTGGGTCGCGGGGACATCCGGACGACTTCAACGTATGGCACCCCGTGTCACCCGGCAAGGCACCGCGTGCCAAAACTTTCTCTCATTTGCCGATTGACCTGCACCGATGAGCGATGATCGATCAAAGTTACCTGCGAGTAGGGGCAAGCCGGACAAACGAAAGCGGCCGCCCCCGGTACGGGAGCGGCCGCTGTGACCCTTGGCACCTCCCAGCGGTAGCTGGGGGAGTCGCGCGTGGTGCTTCTCGGCTACTTCGGGCGCAGGGCCTCTTCGATGGTCCGCATGACCTCGTCCAGCGGAGCGTCCGTGCGGGCCACCGCCACCAGCACCTCGCCCTGCGTACGGACGGCCGCCGGCGCGGCCGGCGCCGCACCCAGGGTGCGGCCCGCGCCGATGCCCGAGCCGAAGGTGTTCCGGACGATCGAGAAGGCGTGGTCCAGCTGCGCCTCCACGTCCCCCTGGCCGCCCGCCCGCAGCCAGCGCCGCAGGACGTGGTTGTGGGCGGTGACGACCGCCGAGGCGGCCACCTCGGCCAGCAGCGGATCGTCATTGCCGTCGTGGTGATCGGTCTCGTCGAAGTGGGCCAGCAGATAGCGTGTGAACAGCCGCTCGTACCGGGCCACCGAGGCGATCTCCCGCTCCCGCAGCGCCGGTACCTCGCGGGTCAGCCGGTAGCGCTCCACCGACACCGCCGGCGAGGCGGCGTACATCTTCATGACTTCCTTGATCCCGCGGCACACCGTGTCGAGCGGGTGCTCGTGCGCCGGGGCGACGTCCAGGACGGCCTCGGCGCGGGTCAGGGTGTCGTCGTGGTCCGGGAAGATCGCCTCTTCCTTGGACCGGAAGTGCCGGAAGAAGGTCCGGCGCGCCACACCGGCGGTCGCCGCGATCTCGTCGACCGTCGTCGCCTCGTACCCCTTGGTCGCGAAGAGCTCCATGGCCGCGGCGGCGAGCTCGCGGCGCATCTTGAGCCGCTGCGCGGCCGCCTTGGTGCCGGCCGGACTCTCGGGTGTGTCGGAGGCCGTGGCGGCGCGGGGCGAGGTCTTGGCGGGCTGGGACATAGAGCGAAAGTACTTCATTCGTGCAGGGGAGCGCGCCTGCGGGGGGTGGGAGAGGGGTGGATGCGGGGGAGAGCCCGCACTGGGCTCGTGAGGGTTGGCCCGCCGTGAGGGTCCGGCGGGCCCGAGCAGCCCTCCCCACGCATCCGGCTCGTGGCCCGACGGATTACCGGCGGGCGGCGTACTCACGGAATCCGCGGCCGGTCTTCCGGCCCAGGCAGCCCGCCGCCACCAGGTGCTCCAGCAGCGGGGACGGGGCCAGACCCGGGTCGCGGAACTCCGCGTGCAGGACCTTCTCGATGGCCAGCGACACATCGAGCCCGACCACGTCGAGGAGCTCGAACGGCCCCATCGGGTAGCCGCCGCCCAGCTTCATCGCGGCGTCGATCTGGTCGATGTCGGCGTAGTGCTGCTCGACCATCTTGATCGCGTTGTTGAGGTACGGGAACAGCAGCGCGTTCACGATGAAGCCGGCCCGGTCGCCGCAGTCCACGGGGTGCTTGCGCACCTTGACGCAGATCTCGCGGACCGTGGCGTGCACGTCGTCGGACGTCAGGACGGTCCGGACCACCTCGACCAGCTTCATCGCCGGGGCCGGGTTGAAGAAGTGCATGCCGATCACGTCCTCGGGACGCGAGGTCACGCGGGCGATCGCGATGACCGGCAGCGAGGAGGTGGTCGTGGCCAGCACCGCGCCCGGCTTGCAGACCTTGTCCAGGGAAGCGAACAGCTCCTGCTTGACCGCCAGGTCCTCGGCGACGGCCTCCACGGCCAGGTCCACCTCGGCGAAGGCGTCCAGCGAACCGGCCGGAGTGATCCGCTCCAGGGTCTGCGCGGCGCCCTCCTCGGTCAGGCGGCCCTTGGACACCGCACGGCCCAAGGACTTCCCGATCGCGGCCTTGGCGGCCTCGGCCTTCTCCTGGCTGCGGGCGGCGAGCACCACGCTGTAGCCGGCCTGCGCGAAGACCTGGGCGATTCCGCTCGCCATCGTCCCGGAGCCGGCCACACCGACGGAGGCGACGGGGCGGCCCGCGCCGATGAGGGACCCGTCGAGCGGGGTCTGGAGGTCGCGGACGATCACCGGGCTGCCCGCGGTCTCGTACGTGTAGAAGCCGCGGCCGGACTTCTGGCCGGTGAGGCCGGCCTCGGCGAGCTGGCCCAGGATCGGGGCCGGGGCGTGCAGCCGGTCGCCGGAGGAGGCGTACATGGCCTCCAGGACGGTGCGGGCGGTGTCCACGCCGATCAGGTCGAGCAGCGCGAGCGGGCCCATGGGCAGGCCGCAGCCGAGCCGCATCGCCGCGTCGATGTCCTCGCGGGAGGCGTACCGGGCCTCGTACATCGCGGCGGCCTGGTTGAGGTAGCCGAAGAGCAGGCCGTCGGCGACGAAGCCGGGCCGGTCGCCGACCGGGACGGGCTCCTTGCCGAGCTCGCGGGCCAGCTCGGTGACCGCCTCGACGGCCGGCGGGGCGGTCAGGACGCAGGAGACGATCTCGACCAGCTTCATCGCGGGCGCCGGGTTGAAGAAGTGCAGGCCCAGCACCCGCTCGGGGCGCAGGGACTCGGCGGCCATCCGCGTGACCGACAGGGCGTTGGTGCCGGTCGCCAGGATGGTGTCGGGCCGGACGATCGCGTCGAGCTCGCGGAACACCTGCTGCTTGATCTCGTACGACTCGGGCACGACCTCGATGACGAGGTCGGCCTCGGCGGCCGCGCCCAGGTCGGTGAACGTGCGGAAGCGGGCGAGCACGTCGGCCCGCTCCTGCTCGGTGAGCAGCTCCCGGGTGACGGAGCGGGCGGTGGCCGAGGCGAGGGCGGCCGCGGCCCGGTGGGCGGCGGCCTCGCTGATGTCGATGCCGATGACCTCGCGGCCGGACCGGGCGAGGACCTCGGCGATGCCGGTGCCCATCGTGCCGAGGCCGACGACGGCGATGGTCTGCAGGGTGGGGTGACTGGACTGACGGTCCATCGAGGGACTCCAGTGGAAGAGGGTGACGACTGAGGGGCGCGCGGCGCACGGCGCGCGCGGATGCCGTACGGAAGAGCCGTGCGGTGGAAGGCCCGGGGTGAGGGGGCCGAGGGGAGCAGCCCTCGGGGAGCGGGTCCCCGGGGCGAGAACGGCGGAACCCTGTCCCGGGGTCACGCCGTGAATACGAACCGACCGACACGAGGCGGCTGCGTCACCAGGCCGCCCTCGTACGTTGTTGCAACGACAGTAACTCGCCGGTAACTGGTGCGCCATAGCGCGGAGATGTGACCTGTACCGCCCAAATGTACCGATCATCGATCATCGATCAACCGGCTGTCGCCGATGTCCCGAAACCCGGCGCGGCGACCGCTGTGTCCCCCTAGGGTGGCCGGGTGAACGACGTGCTGGAGCGCCTGCGGGCGGAGGCGGGACCGTCACCCGAGTACGAGGTGCTGCTCACGGCCGCCCCCGACGGCCTGGCCGCCTCCCTGACCTCGTCCGGACTGCCCCTGTGGGCCCGCGAACTGGCCGCGTACCGGCTGGGCCTCGCGGGAGACCGGCGCGCCTTCGAAGCCCTCGTCCTGCTCCTCAACCACCGCGACCCGGCCCGCTGCGCGGCCGCCGCCGAGGCGCTGGCCGTCCTGGACGACCCGCGCACCGCCCGCGCCGCCGCGGCGCTCGCCACCAACAGCCTGCGCACGGCCTACGCCCTGCAGCCCGTGCGCCTGCTCACCGCCCTGCGCGCCCCCGAATCCGTACCGGCCCTGATGGCCACCCTGGGGCGGCTGCTGTCCCCGCACGACCCGTACTGGCGCGTGGCCCTAGCCTGCGTCGAGGGGCTCGGCGCCCTCGCCGACCCCCGCGCCCGCGAACTGCTCACCCGCGCCCAGTCCCACCCCCGGCTCGCGGTGGCGGCGACGGCCGCGCTGCGCGGACTGGGCTGAGGGCCCGTACGGGATCACCCGACGGGCCCGGCGGCCGCTCGGCCCCCGGGCCGTCGCGGAGGTCAGCCCCGGAAGCCGAGCAGGCCGTGCAGGGCCGCGCCGCCCGCCGAGGCCGGCACGGCGCGGGTGGCCGTGGACGGCTTCGGGGCCGCCTGCGCGGGGCAGGTGGCGTCCGAGGCCCTGCCCGTCGTCAGGTAGGCCGCCACCTTGTCGTCCAGGCACTTGTTGCCGCTCAGGGCGATGCCGTGATTGCCGCCGCCCTCCTCGACCACCAGGGCCGAACCCGACAGCTTGTCCCGCATGCTGAGCGCCCCCTCGAAGGGGGTCGCCGCGTCCTCCGTCGCCTGGAGCAGGAGGGCGGGCGGCAGGTCCGCATTGGTGATGTCGGGGGCCTGCAGCGACTCCGTCGGCCAGAACGCGCACGGGGCGTTGTACCAGGCGTTGTTCCAGGTCATGAACGGCGCCTTGGCGTGGGTGCTCCACATGTCCGCACGCCACTGGTTCCAGTCCTTCGGCCAGGCGGAGTCCCGGCACTGGACCGCCGTGTAGACGCTGTAGCCGTTGCCCGCGGAGGGCTCCACCGCGCCGAACCGCTCGTAGGCGGCCACCAGCGGCTTCGGGTCCTTGCCCACCGAGAACGCCGCGAAGGCCTCGGCGAGGTTCGGCCAGTAGCCGTTGTAGTAGCCGCCGGGCATGAAGGTGTCCTCCAGCTCCGCCGGGCCCACCTTGCCGCCCGCCGGGGTCTCGCGCAGCGCGTCCCGCATCGCGTACCAGCGCCGCTCCACCGTCGCCGGGTCGGTGCCCAGCCGGTAGGTGGCGTCGTACTGCGCGACCCAGGCCAGGAAGGCCTTGTGGCGGGCGTCGAAGGCGAGGTCCTGGGCGAGGTTGTCCTCGTACCAGACCCCGCCCGGGTCGACCACGGAGTCCAGGACGAGCCGGTGCACGCGGCCCGGGTGGAGCTTGGCGTACACCGCGCCCAGATACGTCCCGTAGGAGTAGCCGAAGTAGCTGATCCGCTCGGCGCCGAGGGCGGTGCGAAGCGCCTCGATGTCCTTGGCGGCCGAGACGGTGTCGATGTACGGCAGCACGTCCGCGTGCTTGGTGCCGCAGGACTCGGCGAAGGACCGGACCCGGTCCAGGTTGGCCCGCTCGGTCGCCTCGTCCATGGGGACCGAGTCCGGCCGGGCGGGCTTGAAGTGGCCGGCAGCGCAGTCCAGGGCGGGCTCGCTCTTGCCGACGCCCCG is drawn from Streptomyces sp. NBC_01232 and contains these coding sequences:
- the ccrA gene encoding crotonyl-CoA carboxylase/reductase, encoding MKDILDAIQSQSATAADFAALPLPDSYRAITVHKDEAEMFAGLTTREKDPRKSLHLDNVPVPELGPGEALVAVMASSVNYNSVWTSIFEPVSTFSFLERYGRLSELTKRHDLPYHVIGSDLAGVVLRTGPGVNAWNPGDEVVAHCLSVELESSDGHNDTMLDPEQRIWGFETNFGGLAEIALVKSNQLMPKPDHLSWEEAASPGLVNSTAYRQLVSQNGAGMKQGDNVLIWGASGGLGSYATQFALAGGANPVCVVSSPEKADICRAMGATAVIDRNAEGYKFWKDEHTQDPREWKRFGSKIRELTGGEDIDIVFEHPGRETFGASVYVTRKGGTITTCASTSGYMHQYDNRYLWMSLKRIVGSHFANYREAWEANRLIAKGKIHPTLSKVYSLEETGQAAYDVHRNLHQGKVGVLALAPEEGLGVRDHEMRAKHLDAINRFRNV
- a CDS encoding HEAT repeat domain-containing protein, with amino-acid sequence MNDVLERLRAEAGPSPEYEVLLTAAPDGLAASLTSSGLPLWARELAAYRLGLAGDRRAFEALVLLLNHRDPARCAAAAEALAVLDDPRTARAAAALATNSLRTAYALQPVRLLTALRAPESVPALMATLGRLLSPHDPYWRVALACVEGLGALADPRARELLTRAQSHPRLAVAATAALRGLG
- a CDS encoding TetR family transcriptional regulator, with translation MSQPAKTSPRAATASDTPESPAGTKAAAQRLKMRRELAAAAMELFATKGYEATTVDEIAATAGVARRTFFRHFRSKEEAIFPDHDDTLTRAEAVLDVAPAHEHPLDTVCRGIKEVMKMYAASPAVSVERYRLTREVPALREREIASVARYERLFTRYLLAHFDETDHHDGNDDPLLAEVAASAVVTAHNHVLRRWLRAGGQGDVEAQLDHAFSIVRNTFGSGIGAGRTLGAAPAAPAAVRTQGEVLVAVARTDAPLDEVMRTIEEALRPK
- a CDS encoding 3-hydroxyacyl-CoA dehydrogenase family protein; the encoded protein is MDRQSSHPTLQTIAVVGLGTMGTGIAEVLARSGREVIGIDISEAAAHRAAAALASATARSVTRELLTEQERADVLARFRTFTDLGAAAEADLVIEVVPESYEIKQQVFRELDAIVRPDTILATGTNALSVTRMAAESLRPERVLGLHFFNPAPAMKLVEIVSCVLTAPPAVEAVTELARELGKEPVPVGDRPGFVADGLLFGYLNQAAAMYEARYASREDIDAAMRLGCGLPMGPLALLDLIGVDTARTVLEAMYASSGDRLHAPAPILGQLAEAGLTGQKSGRGFYTYETAGSPVIVRDLQTPLDGSLIGAGRPVASVGVAGSGTMASGIAQVFAQAGYSVVLAARSQEKAEAAKAAIGKSLGRAVSKGRLTEEGAAQTLERITPAGSLDAFAEVDLAVEAVAEDLAVKQELFASLDKVCKPGAVLATTTSSLPVIAIARVTSRPEDVIGMHFFNPAPAMKLVEVVRTVLTSDDVHATVREICVKVRKHPVDCGDRAGFIVNALLFPYLNNAIKMVEQHYADIDQIDAAMKLGGGYPMGPFELLDVVGLDVSLAIEKVLHAEFRDPGLAPSPLLEHLVAAGCLGRKTGRGFREYAARR
- a CDS encoding alpha/beta hydrolase, giving the protein MLHPLKKRAAVLLSISTVAATVAAALATPVTAAPAGPAAPAPARAALRWTGCTTPRYPTLQCASLKVPLDHARPGGRQITLALTRVPHTGPTSQGPLLVNPGGPGGSGRSLAGYIASALPKEVAAQYDVIGFDPRGVGKSEPALDCAAGHFKPARPDSVPMDEATERANLDRVRSFAESCGTKHADVLPYIDTVSAAKDIEALRTALGAERISYFGYSYGTYLGAVYAKLHPGRVHRLVLDSVVDPGGVWYEDNLAQDLAFDARHKAFLAWVAQYDATYRLGTDPATVERRWYAMRDALRETPAGGKVGPAELEDTFMPGGYYNGYWPNLAEAFAAFSVGKDPKPLVAAYERFGAVEPSAGNGYSVYTAVQCRDSAWPKDWNQWRADMWSTHAKAPFMTWNNAWYNAPCAFWPTESLQAPDITNADLPPALLLQATEDAATPFEGALSMRDKLSGSALVVEEGGGNHGIALSGNKCLDDKVAAYLTTGRASDATCPAQAAPKPSTATRAVPASAGGAALHGLLGFRG